Proteins found in one Campylobacter concisus genomic segment:
- the dnaN gene encoding DNA polymerase III subunit beta yields the protein MKVLINKNMLESIVTNTNPYLEKRDLSAITSHIYISAKDGVLNIKATDHEIGLAYKLSNVKIVDEGYATANGKKLLDIIKSLKDEEVMLETVNNYLYIKQKNSKYKLPMYKFEDFPEFPTIEGKSKFDVDAVMLGRSLKKILPSIDSNNPKFELNGAFLDIKKDFINIVGTDTRRLSVFRFQTPTEKEFSLIIPKKAINEIQKLFFDKIEICYDENILIAQSQNFEFFTKLINGKFPDYERVIPKEVRKRLQLSRDKMIEGIKTISMLSDTMKISFAKDNITFESVIEDNSEAKTTIDYQTGLELGDEFFIGIKNRYLLDFLSSIEDENFELGFNESSLAFVVNSKELTTVIMPINL from the coding sequence ATGAAAGTTTTAATAAACAAAAATATGCTTGAAAGCATAGTAACAAATACAAATCCATATCTTGAAAAAAGAGATCTTAGTGCTATAACTTCTCACATTTATATCTCAGCAAAAGATGGTGTTTTAAATATAAAAGCAACTGATCATGAGATAGGACTAGCATATAAGCTAAGTAATGTAAAAATAGTTGATGAAGGTTATGCAACTGCAAATGGCAAAAAACTACTTGACATTATAAAAAGTCTAAAAGACGAAGAAGTGATGTTAGAAACTGTAAATAACTATCTTTACATAAAACAAAAAAACTCAAAATACAAACTTCCAATGTATAAATTTGAAGATTTTCCAGAATTTCCAACGATTGAGGGCAAATCAAAATTTGATGTTGACGCTGTTATGTTAGGAAGAAGTTTAAAGAAAATTTTACCAAGTATTGATAGCAATAACCCAAAATTTGAACTAAACGGAGCTTTTCTTGATATTAAAAAAGACTTTATAAATATCGTTGGTACTGATACAAGAAGACTTAGTGTATTTAGATTTCAAACACCAACTGAAAAAGAATTTTCACTTATAATCCCTAAAAAAGCTATCAATGAAATACAAAAATTATTTTTTGACAAGATAGAAATTTGCTATGATGAAAATATCTTAATCGCTCAAAGTCAAAATTTTGAATTTTTCACAAAACTTATAAATGGCAAATTTCCAGATTACGAGCGTGTAATACCAAAAGAGGTAAGAAAAAGACTTCAACTAAGTAGAGATAAGATGATAGAGGGCATAAAAACTATCTCGATGCTAAGTGATACAATGAAAATATCTTTTGCGAAAGATAATATAACATTTGAAAGTGTTATAGAAGATAACTCTGAAGCAAAAACTACAATAGATTATCAAACTGGTTTAGAGCTTGGAGATGAATTTTTTATAGGTATAAAAAATAGATATCTACTTGACTTTTTAAGTAGCATAGAGGATGAAAATTTTGAGCTTGGATTTAATGAAAGCTCACTAGCATTTGTTGTAAATTCAAAAGAATTAACAACAGTAATAATGCCGATAAATTTATAA
- the gyrB gene encoding DNA topoisomerase (ATP-hydrolyzing) subunit B: MENNYGAENIKVLKGLEAVRKRPGMYIGDTNISGLHHMIYEVVDNSIDEAMAGYCDTIDVELTREGSAIISDNGRGIPVDMHPTEKISAATVVLTVLHAGGKFDKDTYKVSGGLHGVGVSVVNALSKKLVVNIKRDGKLHRQEFAKGIPQSDLEVIKTTNRTGTQVEFWPDDSIFEVTEFDDEILVKRFRELAYLNPKITINFKDQRNGRSESFHFEGGLESFVTDMNKANAVSKAVSFSGGEDDVMVDFALLYNDTYSENLLSFVNNIKTPDGGTHEAGFRAGLTRVITNYVQANAAAREKDTKITGEDIREGLIAVVSVKVPEPQFEGQTKGKLGSSYVKPIVQKMVFDVLTKYFEENPIEARAIMDKALMAARGREAAKKARDLTRKKESMSVGTLPGKLADCQSKDPVISELYLVEGDSAGGSAKQGRDRVFQAILPLKGKILNVEKARLDKILKSDEIKNMITALGCGIGDEFDAEKLRYHKIIIMTDADVDGSHIQTLLLTFFFRFLNKVVENGHIYLAQPPLYRYKKGKKEIYLKDEKALNEFLIETGIEGVDIEGIGSADLIDFLKIVAAYRSVLKELEKRFNVLSAIRYMIENPDIVSKSYNEIFEILRDFLKAEGHNILNHYVSDDEVRIYVQTESGLEELVVNENLFTNPLYEEALYISQKIKERGLDLHSDVIDVLDEVEKNAKKGAYIQRYKGLGEMNPEQLWETTMNPENRRLLKIDINDAISASDTFNLFMGDEVEPRRNYIQDHAKDVKHLDI, from the coding sequence ATGGAAAATAATTACGGCGCAGAAAATATTAAAGTACTAAAAGGGCTTGAGGCGGTCAGGAAGCGCCCAGGCATGTATATAGGCGATACTAACATAAGCGGTCTTCACCACATGATCTACGAAGTCGTTGATAACTCTATCGACGAAGCGATGGCAGGATACTGCGATACGATAGATGTTGAGCTTACACGTGAAGGCTCAGCGATCATTAGCGATAATGGCCGTGGTATCCCAGTAGATATGCACCCAACTGAGAAAATTTCAGCTGCGACTGTTGTTCTAACTGTGCTTCACGCTGGTGGTAAATTTGACAAGGACACTTATAAGGTTTCTGGTGGTCTTCACGGCGTTGGTGTATCTGTCGTAAATGCCCTTTCTAAAAAGCTAGTCGTAAATATCAAACGCGATGGCAAGCTTCACAGACAAGAATTTGCAAAAGGCATCCCTCAAAGCGATCTTGAAGTGATAAAAACTACAAACCGCACAGGCACGCAAGTCGAGTTTTGGCCAGATGATAGTATATTTGAAGTGACTGAATTTGACGATGAAATTTTAGTAAAAAGATTTCGCGAGCTAGCCTATCTAAATCCAAAGATAACTATAAATTTCAAAGATCAAAGAAATGGCAGAAGCGAGAGCTTTCATTTTGAGGGCGGACTTGAGAGCTTTGTAACTGATATGAACAAGGCAAATGCTGTCAGCAAAGCAGTCTCATTTAGCGGCGGCGAAGATGATGTTATGGTTGATTTTGCACTGCTTTACAACGATACTTATAGTGAAAATTTACTAAGCTTTGTAAATAACATCAAAACTCCAGATGGAGGTACGCACGAGGCTGGCTTTAGAGCAGGCCTTACAAGAGTTATCACAAACTACGTTCAAGCAAACGCTGCTGCACGTGAAAAAGATACAAAGATAACTGGCGAAGATATCCGCGAGGGACTTATCGCAGTTGTAAGTGTAAAGGTGCCAGAGCCGCAGTTTGAGGGACAAACAAAGGGCAAACTAGGCTCAAGCTACGTAAAACCTATCGTTCAAAAGATGGTTTTTGACGTGCTTACAAAGTATTTTGAAGAAAATCCTATCGAAGCAAGAGCGATAATGGATAAAGCTCTAATGGCAGCTCGTGGTCGCGAGGCCGCTAAAAAAGCTAGAGATCTAACTCGTAAAAAAGAGAGCATGAGCGTAGGCACACTTCCTGGCAAACTGGCTGATTGTCAGAGTAAAGACCCAGTAATTAGCGAGCTATACCTAGTGGAGGGCGACTCTGCGGGCGGTTCTGCAAAACAAGGACGTGATAGAGTTTTTCAAGCGATATTGCCGCTTAAGGGTAAAATTCTAAACGTTGAAAAGGCAAGACTAGATAAAATTTTAAAATCTGATGAGATAAAAAATATGATAACAGCGCTAGGATGTGGTATCGGAGATGAATTTGACGCTGAAAAGCTTAGATATCATAAGATCATCATCATGACTGATGCTGATGTCGATGGTAGTCACATACAGACACTACTTTTAACCTTCTTCTTTAGATTTTTAAATAAAGTTGTAGAAAACGGCCACATTTACCTAGCTCAGCCGCCACTTTACCGCTATAAAAAAGGAAAAAAAGAAATTTATCTAAAAGATGAAAAGGCACTAAACGAATTTCTTATCGAAACTGGCATCGAGGGCGTTGATATAGAGGGCATTGGCAGTGCGGATTTGATTGATTTCTTAAAGATCGTTGCAGCTTATAGAAGCGTCTTAAAAGAGCTTGAAAAACGCTTTAACGTCCTTTCAGCGATCCGCTATATGATAGAAAATCCAGACATCGTCTCAAAAAGCTACAATGAAATTTTTGAAATTTTAAGAGACTTCTTAAAAGCTGAGGGACACAACATCCTAAACCACTACGTTAGCGATGATGAGGTTAGAATTTATGTCCAAACTGAAAGCGGCCTAGAAGAGCTCGTGGTAAATGAAAATTTATTTACAAATCCACTCTATGAAGAGGCACTTTACATCAGCCAAAAGATAAAAGAGCGCGGTCTAGACTTGCATAGTGACGTTATAGACGTGCTTGATGAAGTAGAGAAAAATGCGAAAAAAGGTGCATATATCCAGCGCTACAAAGGTCTTGGTGAGATGAACCCTGAGCAGCTTTGGGAGACTACGATGAACCCTGAGAACAGAAGACTTTTAAAGATTGATATAAACGACGCTATAAGCGCCTCTGACACGTTTAATCTCTTTATGGGCGATGAGGTCGAGCCAAGAAGAAACTACATCCAAGACCACGCAAAAGACGTTAAACACTTGGATATTTAA
- the queF gene encoding preQ(1) synthase, with product MSEELDIKYGEKILKEFDIESDLEVWENKQTRDYVIKITLPEFCCLCPRSGYPDFATIYLEYIPNKLVVELKAIKLYINSFMNRNISHEDSINEIYSVLEKKLEPKFMKIVGDFNPRGNVHTVIEISSDLVVKKPVEEKEFAPKSRERSFSDKPRERRSTSDRGSSRGSRDDKFKKDDKPRRSSNKEGFRKISYADDKKPKVVKKDK from the coding sequence ATGAGCGAAGAGCTAGATATAAAATATGGCGAAAAAATTTTAAAAGAATTTGACATAGAGAGTGACCTTGAGGTCTGGGAAAATAAGCAAACAAGGGATTATGTCATAAAGATCACTCTGCCTGAGTTTTGCTGCCTTTGCCCTCGCTCTGGTTATCCTGACTTTGCGACGATATATCTTGAGTACATACCAAATAAGCTTGTAGTTGAGCTAAAAGCGATAAAGCTTTATATAAATAGCTTTATGAACCGCAATATCAGCCACGAAGATAGTATAAATGAAATTTACTCTGTTTTAGAAAAAAAACTTGAGCCAAAATTTATGAAGATAGTTGGGGATTTTAACCCACGTGGAAATGTCCATACAGTTATCGAGATTAGCTCTGATCTAGTTGTAAAAAAGCCAGTTGAAGAGAAAGAATTTGCTCCAAAAAGTAGGGAGAGAAGCTTTAGCGATAAGCCACGTGAGAGACGAAGTACAAGTGATCGTGGCAGCAGCAGGGGCAGCAGAGATGATAAATTTAAAAAAGATGACAAGCCAAGAAGAAGCTCAAACAAAGAGGGCTTTAGAAAGATAAGCTATGCCGATGATAAGAAGCCAAAAGTAGTCAAAAAGGATAAATAA